From Melopsittacus undulatus isolate bMelUnd1 chromosome 19, bMelUnd1.mat.Z, whole genome shotgun sequence, a single genomic window includes:
- the CNN2 gene encoding calponin-2 isoform X2, which translates to MSSSQFNKGPSYGLSAEVKNRLAQKYDPQKEAELRTWIESVTGQQIGPDFQKGLKDGVILCELMNKLQPNAVRKINRSAQNWHQLENLSNFIKAMASYGMNPVDLFEANDLFESGNLTQVQVSLLALAGMAKTKGIQSGVDIGVKYSEKQQRNFDEAKMKAGQCVIGLQMGTNKCASQSGMTAYGTRRHLYDPKNHILPPMDHSTISLQMGTNKCASQVGMTAPGTRRHIYDSKMGTEKCDNSSMSLQMGSNQGANQSGQVFGLGRQIYDPKYCPQGSQGEVANAAGDLSGDPPGYHYYREEEESY; encoded by the exons ATGAGCAGCTCCCAGTTCAACAAGGGCCCCTCCTACGGCCTCTCCGCCGAAGTCAAGAACCGG CTGGCCCAGAAGTACGACCCACAGAAGGAGGCTGAGCTGCGGACATGGATCGAGAGCGTCACGGGGCAGCAGATCGGGCCTGACTTCCAGAAGGGGCTGAAGGACGGGGTGATCCTCTGCGA GCTCATGAACAAGCTGCAGCCCAATGCAGTGCGGAAGATCAACCGCTCAGCTCAGAACTGGCACCAG CTCGAGAACCTCTCCAACTTCATCAAGGCCATGGCCAGCTACGGCATGAACCCCGTGGATCTCTTTGAAGCCAACGACCTCTTTGAGAGTGGGAACCTGACGCAGGTTCAGGTGTCGCTGCTGGCACTGGCAGGCATG GCCAAGACAAAGGGGATACAGAGCGGGGTGGACATCGGTGTGAAGTACTcggagaagcagcagaggaacTTTGACGAGGCCAAGATGAAGGCCGGGCAATGCGTGATCGGGCTGCAG ATGGGCACCAACAAGTGTGCCAGCCAGTCCGGCATGACAGCCTATGGCACCAGGAGGCATCTCTATGACCCCAAGAATCATATCCTGCCACCCATGGACCACTCCACCATCAGCCTCCAGATGGGCACCAACAAGTGTGCTAGCCAG GTGGGCATGACGGCTCCCGGCACCAGGAGACACATCTATGACTCCAAGATGGGGACGGAGAAGTGCGACAACTCCTCCATGTCGCTGCAGATGGGCTCCAACCAGGGTGCCAACCAGAGCGGTCAGGTCTTTGGCCTCGGCCGCCAGATCTACGACCCCAAGTACTGCCCACAGGGCAGCCAGGGCGAGGTGGCCAACGCCGCAGGCGACCTGAGCGGGGACCCCCCCGGGTACCACTACTACcgcgaggaggaggagagctACTGA
- the CNN2 gene encoding calponin-2 isoform X1 has protein sequence MSSSQFNKGPSYGLSAEVKNRGQRQGPTLSIPLAVPSQLAQKYDPQKEAELRTWIESVTGQQIGPDFQKGLKDGVILCELMNKLQPNAVRKINRSAQNWHQLENLSNFIKAMASYGMNPVDLFEANDLFESGNLTQVQVSLLALAGMAKTKGIQSGVDIGVKYSEKQQRNFDEAKMKAGQCVIGLQMGTNKCASQSGMTAYGTRRHLYDPKNHILPPMDHSTISLQMGTNKCASQVGMTAPGTRRHIYDSKMGTEKCDNSSMSLQMGSNQGANQSGQVFGLGRQIYDPKYCPQGSQGEVANAAGDLSGDPPGYHYYREEEESY, from the exons ATGAGCAGCTCCCAGTTCAACAAGGGCCCCTCCTACGGCCTCTCCGCCGAAGTCAAGAACCGG GGGCAGAGGCAGGGGCCGACCCTCAGCATCCCCCTCGCTGTCCCCTCCCAGCTGGCCCAGAAGTACGACCCACAGAAGGAGGCTGAGCTGCGGACATGGATCGAGAGCGTCACGGGGCAGCAGATCGGGCCTGACTTCCAGAAGGGGCTGAAGGACGGGGTGATCCTCTGCGA GCTCATGAACAAGCTGCAGCCCAATGCAGTGCGGAAGATCAACCGCTCAGCTCAGAACTGGCACCAG CTCGAGAACCTCTCCAACTTCATCAAGGCCATGGCCAGCTACGGCATGAACCCCGTGGATCTCTTTGAAGCCAACGACCTCTTTGAGAGTGGGAACCTGACGCAGGTTCAGGTGTCGCTGCTGGCACTGGCAGGCATG GCCAAGACAAAGGGGATACAGAGCGGGGTGGACATCGGTGTGAAGTACTcggagaagcagcagaggaacTTTGACGAGGCCAAGATGAAGGCCGGGCAATGCGTGATCGGGCTGCAG ATGGGCACCAACAAGTGTGCCAGCCAGTCCGGCATGACAGCCTATGGCACCAGGAGGCATCTCTATGACCCCAAGAATCATATCCTGCCACCCATGGACCACTCCACCATCAGCCTCCAGATGGGCACCAACAAGTGTGCTAGCCAG GTGGGCATGACGGCTCCCGGCACCAGGAGACACATCTATGACTCCAAGATGGGGACGGAGAAGTGCGACAACTCCTCCATGTCGCTGCAGATGGGCTCCAACCAGGGTGCCAACCAGAGCGGTCAGGTCTTTGGCCTCGGCCGCCAGATCTACGACCCCAAGTACTGCCCACAGGGCAGCCAGGGCGAGGTGGCCAACGCCGCAGGCGACCTGAGCGGGGACCCCCCCGGGTACCACTACTACcgcgaggaggaggagagctACTGA